In one window of Acidobacteriota bacterium DNA:
- a CDS encoding dehydrogenase E1 component subunit alpha/beta: MAFQPQLETTKQLDRETMLKIYRIMLTARRIDDKEIQLKRQNRIFFQLSGAGHEAVLVAAGLALKPGYDWFYPYYRDRALCLTLGVTPRDMFMQATGAAADIASGGRQMPNHWASAKLNIVSQSSCTGTQFLQAVGCAEANHRAKLLNQPELVTSFQADAVTYVSSGDGTTSEGEFFESLNTACNLKLPMLYLIEDNGYAISVPVEVQTAGGNIAKLVSSFPNLYIEEVDGCDPVASYTTLQRAVAYCREGKGPALVHASVVRPYSHSLSDDEVLYRPESERQAEAERDPIKTFPARLVAEGFATEEDIARIVAAVDDEVNAAADEAVAAAKPTIDSIYLHVYSETVDPTSKAFDTEDQNANQGTPTTMIDLINACLHDEMERDPRIVVFGEDVADCSREQYLEQVKGKGGVFKATANLQRRFGGARVFNSPLAEANIVGRAIGMATRGLKPVAEIQFFDYIWPAMMQLRDEMATMRWRSNGTFKCPAVVRVAIGGYLTGGAIYHSQSGEVLFTHTPGIRVVMPSNATDAIGLLRTALRADDPVMFLEHKHLYRQTHNKGAYPGKEFMIPFGKAQVAREGTDVTIITYGATVFRSMVAAKKVEEEQGINVEVIDLRSLSPYDWNAIAESVKKTSKAIVVHEDMKSWGYGAEIAARIADELFDYLDAPVRRVAATDTFVAYCPELEDEILPQVDDIAASIIELARY, from the coding sequence ATGGCATTTCAACCACAATTGGAAACCACCAAACAACTCGACCGCGAGACCATGCTCAAGATTTATCGCATTATGCTCACGGCGCGGCGCATTGATGACAAAGAGATTCAACTCAAACGTCAAAACCGCATCTTCTTTCAACTGTCGGGCGCGGGACACGAAGCCGTACTGGTTGCCGCAGGGCTGGCGCTCAAACCCGGCTACGACTGGTTCTATCCGTACTATCGCGACCGCGCCCTGTGTTTAACGCTTGGCGTGACGCCGCGCGATATGTTCATGCAGGCGACCGGCGCTGCCGCAGACATCGCTTCGGGCGGACGTCAGATGCCCAATCACTGGGCAAGCGCCAAACTCAATATCGTTTCGCAATCGTCGTGTACCGGCACGCAATTTCTGCAAGCCGTGGGCTGCGCCGAAGCCAACCACCGCGCCAAACTGCTGAACCAGCCTGAACTGGTCACCAGTTTCCAAGCCGACGCCGTCACCTATGTTTCATCGGGCGACGGGACGACCAGCGAAGGCGAATTTTTTGAATCCCTGAACACTGCCTGCAATCTGAAATTGCCGATGCTCTATTTAATCGAAGACAACGGCTATGCGATTTCGGTTCCCGTTGAAGTGCAAACCGCAGGCGGCAACATCGCCAAACTGGTGAGCAGTTTTCCCAACCTCTACATCGAAGAGGTTGACGGTTGCGACCCCGTAGCAAGTTACACAACCTTGCAACGCGCCGTCGCTTACTGTCGCGAAGGCAAAGGACCTGCACTGGTTCACGCCAGCGTCGTGCGTCCCTATTCGCATTCGCTCTCTGATGATGAGGTTTTATACAGACCCGAAAGCGAACGTCAGGCGGAAGCCGAACGCGACCCCATCAAAACTTTCCCGGCGCGACTCGTTGCCGAGGGCTTCGCTACCGAAGAAGACATTGCGCGCATCGTCGCCGCAGTTGATGATGAAGTGAATGCCGCAGCCGATGAAGCGGTTGCTGCCGCAAAGCCGACGATTGATTCCATCTATCTGCATGTCTATTCGGAAACCGTTGACCCGACCTCGAAGGCTTTCGATACCGAAGACCAGAACGCCAACCAGGGCACGCCGACCACCATGATTGATTTAATCAATGCCTGTCTGCACGACGAGATGGAACGCGACCCTCGCATCGTGGTGTTTGGCGAAGACGTTGCCGATTGCAGCCGCGAACAATACCTGGAACAGGTCAAAGGCAAAGGTGGCGTCTTCAAAGCCACGGCAAATTTGCAACGCCGCTTCGGTGGCGCGCGGGTTTTCAATTCGCCGCTTGCCGAAGCCAACATCGTCGGTCGCGCCATCGGCATGGCGACGCGCGGCTTGAAGCCGGTTGCCGAAATTCAATTTTTCGATTACATCTGGCCCGCCATGATGCAACTGCGCGATGAAATGGCAACCATGCGCTGGCGCTCGAATGGCACCTTTAAATGCCCTGCGGTGGTGCGCGTGGCAATCGGCGGATACTTGACCGGTGGCGCGATTTATCACAGCCAATCGGGCGAAGTGTTATTCACCCACACGCCCGGTATTCGCGTGGTGATGCCCTCGAACGCGACCGATGCAATCGGGCTACTGAGAACCGCGCTTCGCGCCGATGACCCGGTGATGTTTTTAGAACATAAGCATCTCTATCGTCAGACGCATAACAAAGGCGCATATCCGGGCAAGGAATTTATGATTCCGTTCGGCAAAGCCCAAGTCGCGCGCGAAGGCACGGACGTGACGATTATCACTTACGGAGCGACGGTCTTTCGCTCGATGGTCGCAGCGAAAAAAGTCGAAGAAGAACAAGGCATCAACGTCGAAGTCATAGACCTGCGCTCGCTCAGTCCTTACGACTGGAATGCGATTGCCGAGTCGGTGAAAAAGACCAGCAAGGCAATCGTGGTTCATGAAGACATGAAGAGTTGGGGATACGGCGCGGAGATTGCCGCGCGCATCGCCGATGAACTATTTGATTATCTTGACGCGCCGGTGCGCCGGGTCGCCGCGACTGATACGTTTGTGGCTTATTGCCCTGAACTCGAAGATGAAATCCTGCCGCAGGTGGAC
- a CDS encoding DUF5678 domain-containing protein produces the protein MSRDLLDRLTEEANALTAQEQQILAERLLKKVAADTPEKATATNSPAISQRRKNPHNWIKEHFDEYQGQWVALDGDRLLAHGENAREVLEAAMQISSGKYPFLTKVDAKQGTKWLDIPDEVRYRQREYQWLKAHRHEYPGEHLALEGDKLIAHGKEGRHVLEEAKRLGAKHPLMVYVESPDELPFGGW, from the coding sequence ATGTCGAGGGATTTATTGGATAGATTGACTGAAGAAGCCAATGCGCTCACCGCGCAAGAACAGCAGATTTTGGCAGAAAGGTTGTTGAAAAAAGTTGCCGCCGATACACCTGAGAAAGCTACAGCTACCAACTCCCCTGCCATATCTCAACGCCGAAAGAATCCGCACAATTGGATAAAAGAACACTTTGACGAATACCAAGGTCAATGGGTGGCGCTTGATGGTGACCGCTTGCTCGCGCACGGCGAAAACGCCCGCGAAGTCCTGGAAGCCGCTATGCAGATAAGCAGCGGAAAATATCCGTTTTTAACCAAAGTGGATGCCAAACAAGGAACCAAATGGCTCGACATCCCCGACGAAGTGCGCTACCGACAGCGCGAATACCAATGGTTGAAAGCCCATCGTCATGAATACCCCGGCGAGCATCTGGCGCTGGAAGGCGACAAGTTAATCGCGCATGGCAAAGAAGGTCGTCACGTATTGGAAGAGGCAAAACGATTAGGAGCAAAACATCCGTTGATGGTCTATGTCGAGTCACCCGACGAATTGCCATTTGGAGGATGGTAA
- a CDS encoding aconitase family protein, with protein MIESLLARQVEKRPAQVQFTGRILFLTEDASLMRRQLEGENLEVKNSYPLRNDISTDEITPAYICYHFDEQLGEFVYLGLKCGDEFPIKRNDVKNGGFVVAVSGKRRGKGSSREQSPYAEIAAGIRLVVAENIERIYKQNCQNLGLLTSTDFSLLERVAAGEEIPLEAFTVGEDEITRQIIEYGGLFPFNIARLQGKATVPQITTASRPMTLAEKIFARHFVTDLSKNQIGVAAVKPGDAGFVRTDIRFSHEYVTPMAAIFYEQLVGEEPVNDPSSIYFFRDHLTFLDDVMPPERRAMGLLDLAFMLAKKQNEFAEKQGIRLHGELKDRKGSEAICHSLILQNYALPGQIIIGSDSHTPHAGAVGCVAFGVGTTDIFNSWITKDVRVRVPEQVRIRVSGKKPDNVTAKDFMLAILKTSFVRNGEAIGKIIEYCGEAVEDLNIDERATMTNMAAEVGAFTGLVAPDAKTVEFLVARGIPRAEAERRCEGMQSDADAEYALTIDIDASALRPMIATPGDPGNGRFVDELKEEVKVDIAYGGSCTAGKIEDMDMYARVFKEALAQGKRVHPETECFIQFGSQEVREHCKARGYLEIFAAVGATVIEPSCGACINAGPGVSRAKEQVVISAQNRNFPGRSGPGQMYLASPLTVAASAIAGHIVEYTPVATAGAK; from the coding sequence ATGATTGAAAGTTTACTTGCTCGCCAGGTTGAAAAGCGCCCTGCTCAGGTGCAATTTACCGGCAGAATTCTTTTTTTAACCGAAGACGCCAGTTTGATGCGCCGCCAACTCGAAGGCGAAAATCTCGAAGTAAAAAATTCATATCCCTTGCGCAATGATATTTCTACGGATGAAATCACCCCCGCTTATATCTGTTATCACTTCGACGAACAGCTTGGCGAATTCGTCTATCTGGGACTCAAATGCGGCGATGAATTTCCCATCAAACGCAACGATGTAAAAAACGGCGGCTTTGTGGTCGCGGTGTCCGGCAAACGGCGCGGCAAAGGCTCAAGCCGCGAACAGTCACCATACGCCGAAATTGCCGCAGGCATTCGCCTGGTGGTTGCCGAAAATATCGAGCGCATCTACAAACAGAACTGCCAGAATTTAGGCTTGCTCACCTCAACCGATTTCTCACTGCTGGAACGGGTCGCGGCGGGCGAAGAAATTCCGCTTGAAGCCTTCACCGTAGGCGAAGATGAAATCACCCGCCAAATCATCGAATACGGCGGTCTCTTCCCATTCAACATCGCCAGGCTGCAAGGCAAAGCCACAGTGCCGCAAATCACCACTGCAAGCCGTCCGATGACGCTTGCCGAAAAAATCTTTGCGCGCCATTTCGTCACCGACCTCTCGAAAAATCAAATCGGGGTTGCCGCCGTCAAACCCGGCGACGCGGGGTTCGTCCGTACCGACATTCGCTTCAGCCATGAATACGTCACCCCGATGGCGGCGATTTTTTATGAACAACTGGTTGGCGAAGAACCGGTGAACGACCCGTCTTCGATTTACTTTTTCCGCGATCACCTGACCTTTCTCGATGACGTGATGCCGCCTGAACGCCGCGCGATGGGCTTGCTGGATTTGGCTTTTATGCTGGCGAAAAAGCAGAACGAGTTTGCCGAAAAACAGGGCATCAGGCTTCATGGCGAACTCAAAGACCGCAAAGGGTCGGAAGCCATTTGCCACAGTCTGATTTTGCAAAACTACGCCTTGCCGGGACAGATTATCATCGGCAGTGATTCGCATACGCCGCACGCGGGCGCGGTCGGATGCGTAGCGTTTGGTGTCGGCACCACAGACATTTTCAATTCGTGGATTACCAAAGATGTGCGCGTGCGCGTGCCCGAACAGGTGCGCATTCGCGTAAGCGGCAAAAAACCCGACAACGTCACCGCCAAAGATTTCATGCTGGCGATTCTCAAAACCAGTTTCGTGCGCAACGGCGAGGCGATTGGCAAAATCATCGAATACTGCGGTGAAGCGGTTGAAGATTTGAATATCGATGAACGCGCTACGATGACCAACATGGCAGCCGAAGTCGGCGCGTTCACGGGACTGGTCGCACCCGATGCCAAGACCGTTGAATTTTTAGTGGCAAGAGGAATCCCGCGAGCGGAGGCAGAGCGTAGGTGCGAAGGCATGCAAAGCGACGCCGATGCCGAATACGCTTTAACGATTGATATTGACGCGAGCGCCTTGCGTCCGATGATTGCGACACCGGGCGACCCCGGCAATGGCCGGTTCGTTGATGAACTCAAGGAAGAGGTCAAAGTTGATATAGCTTACGGCGGGTCGTGCACCGCCGGAAAAATCGAAGACATGGATATGTACGCGCGTGTCTTCAAAGAAGCCCTCGCGCAAGGCAAGCGCGTGCATCCCGAAACCGAGTGCTTCATTCAATTCGGTTCACAGGAGGTGCGCGAACATTGCAAAGCGCGCGGCTATCTGGAAATTTTTGCAGCCGTCGGCGCGACGGTGATCGAACCGAGTTGCGGCGCTTGTATCAATGCGGGACCGGGCGTCAGTCGCGCGAAAGAGCAGGTGGTTATCAGCGCCCAGAATCGCAACTTTCCCGGTCGCAGCGGTCCAGGGCAGATGTACCTGGCTTCGCCCTTGACGGTCGCCGCTTCGGCGATTGCCGGTCATATTGTCGAATACACGCCGGTTGCAACAGCGGGCGCGAAATAA
- a CDS encoding protein kinase produces MIGRVISHYRITSQLGVGSMGEVYLAEDTRLLRKVALKIFRAEFIHDEFRLHQFQQEARTASALSHPNILTIYDIGQEQENLFIAAELIEGQTLRTVMDAGQLSLTRTLDVARQIGRALSAAHAAGIVHRDLKPDNVMLRSDGLVKILDFGLAGLFEMQAATADARFTNSPEGETEIRMLAGTANYMSPEQAQGKPLDARSDIFSFGVVLYEMLSGRKPFEGANFAGVLKAVLQQDPPPLSSLQKTIPLQLEAIIRRALEKKADDRYPAIARMIDDLQQVQADLLQDNHAHGFQLPAATNESDAQVAAKKLTNLQNFSRRYRKIFLASGVITALLFLCLMLLARPQSYSRFTQAALLLISLGCFAIYFIAREKARTRFTALPKGAAFRGLLPFQEADSQRFYGREIETLALFEMVAHRDFRFGVLFGESGCGKTSLLQAGVVRKLWDTGYVPIYSRAYKEPLAAILDECKKRSRLAIGDSETPTDYVQRVAREMNGCLILICDQFEEFFVNFKTPEEREPFIRFISECHNRKRLPVKVLISMRSDFLYFINAEFARFIAEPLLSAKLYHLRTFNEEQAATVIERSAAIANLPFEKSLIKQVAHDLTDAGAVLPSELQIVGEQLQTKRIFSLGAYRQVGGKETLVYSFLEDVIQASGDKEAAQLLLRCLISDENTRLTLTLDEISHRLQRSKETVRQLLNLFAESRLIRELQDDVPWRYELMHEYLIEKINQVTGKVMDATQRANRLLRQYLASYTVDKSTRIPLRNLLFIRRYAEQTTGGRMNELLSKSLWRGVMQLSLVVLIMATTAVFVAAMFSISEDWQSRRLADGHTAAVRQATFSPDGRWLVSCSEDQQVIVWDFAKRQRLAAFADHQSFITAVAFSSDGKWIATASLDNRVVVRDTKSLNRAFVLSGHTGGVHSLAFSSDGRYLVSAGNEIISWKVGDFEKVGEIAAGLSGTPAFLPHSSRFNLTTENGKLIFVDASTGKTTTRQIAGLRQGVAAISPDGKLRIIIDGEGQVQFADIEQGKAFNTFVAHKDNGRSVAFSPDSKLAASASENVVLWDALRQTKIATLEYDSLVWSVTFSPDGRFLVSTHGDGAIVVWDVAERQRIANLNEHSATIYSVAYSPDGERIASTGEDSSIIIWNAETGQKDAVLMGYQSKINGVAFLPDNQQVISCGFQEPCFLWDIKQGAVTRTFASPVPMSGSNGFAVSADGRWLASSHGVFDIQDGQLRCAFDEKFNHDTDNQWLAQPSQLYGLDFSKDGRLLACSGVINGNLGLLDTANWQVIEHIQAPETPFISLSFSPDGKFLASGDDFGKVELWSVTPLKRLAVLGRHAARVKSVDFSPDGKEIVSASDDKTIALWNVGSRSLERRIGAPAAPIRAVAFSPDGKHIVSGGHDKSVRVYTRHRKLWGYTLE; encoded by the coding sequence ATGATTGGACGGGTGATCTCCCACTATCGCATTACCTCACAATTGGGTGTGGGCAGTATGGGCGAGGTCTACCTTGCCGAAGACACACGTTTGCTGCGCAAAGTCGCGCTCAAAATTTTTCGCGCCGAATTTATTCATGATGAATTTCGCCTGCATCAATTCCAGCAGGAAGCCCGCACCGCTTCTGCGCTTTCGCATCCCAACATCCTGACGATTTATGACATCGGGCAAGAACAGGAAAATCTCTTTATTGCCGCCGAGTTGATCGAAGGGCAAACGCTCAGAACCGTGATGGATGCGGGACAGTTATCCCTGACCCGGACGCTTGATGTAGCGCGACAGATCGGTCGGGCGCTGTCAGCGGCACACGCCGCCGGCATCGTTCATCGTGACCTCAAACCCGATAATGTCATGCTGCGTAGTGACGGGTTGGTTAAAATTCTCGATTTCGGGTTGGCAGGACTTTTTGAAATGCAGGCGGCAACCGCTGATGCCCGGTTCACCAATTCACCTGAAGGCGAAACGGAAATCCGAATGCTTGCGGGAACCGCTAATTATATGTCGCCCGAACAGGCGCAAGGGAAACCCCTTGATGCGCGAAGCGATATTTTCAGTTTCGGGGTTGTGCTTTATGAAATGCTTTCGGGTCGGAAACCTTTCGAGGGCGCAAATTTTGCCGGTGTCCTCAAAGCGGTTTTGCAACAAGACCCGCCGCCACTTTCAAGTTTGCAAAAGACGATTCCGCTGCAACTCGAAGCGATTATTCGCCGAGCCTTGGAGAAAAAAGCCGATGACCGTTATCCGGCAATCGCCCGGATGATTGATGACTTGCAACAGGTTCAAGCTGACCTGCTGCAAGACAACCATGCTCACGGTTTTCAACTCCCGGCAGCAACCAACGAAAGCGATGCGCAGGTCGCCGCTAAAAAATTAACTAACCTGCAAAATTTTTCGCGGCGCTATCGAAAAATTTTTTTAGCTTCGGGAGTGATCACGGCGTTGCTCTTTCTGTGCCTGATGTTGCTGGCGCGTCCGCAAAGTTATTCAAGGTTCACGCAAGCTGCGCTGTTGTTGATTTCGCTTGGCTGTTTTGCGATTTATTTTATCGCCCGTGAAAAAGCGCGAACTCGATTTACCGCTTTGCCAAAAGGCGCAGCCTTTCGCGGACTGTTGCCATTTCAGGAAGCCGACAGTCAGCGATTTTACGGACGCGAAATCGAAACTCTGGCGCTGTTTGAGATGGTCGCGCACCGGGATTTTCGCTTCGGCGTGTTGTTTGGCGAATCGGGTTGCGGCAAAACTTCTTTGCTGCAAGCCGGAGTCGTACGCAAACTCTGGGACACCGGCTATGTGCCGATTTATTCGCGCGCTTATAAAGAGCCACTTGCGGCAATTCTCGATGAATGTAAAAAACGCAGTCGTCTGGCAATTGGCGACAGTGAAACGCCCACCGATTATGTCCAGCGGGTTGCCCGTGAAATGAATGGTTGTTTGATTTTAATCTGCGATCAGTTTGAAGAGTTTTTCGTCAATTTCAAAACTCCCGAAGAACGTGAACCGTTTATTCGCTTCATCAGCGAATGTCATAACCGCAAGCGGTTGCCGGTCAAAGTTCTGATTTCGATGCGTTCGGATTTTCTCTACTTCATCAATGCGGAATTTGCCCGGTTTATTGCTGAGCCGCTACTGAGCGCCAAACTCTATCACCTGCGAACCTTCAATGAAGAGCAGGCGGCAACGGTTATCGAACGCAGCGCGGCAATCGCCAATCTGCCTTTTGAAAAAAGCCTGATCAAACAGGTGGCGCACGATTTAACTGATGCCGGCGCGGTGTTGCCGTCGGAGTTGCAAATCGTCGGCGAGCAATTGCAAACCAAACGGATTTTTTCGCTCGGCGCTTACCGGCAGGTGGGCGGCAAAGAGACCCTGGTTTACAGCTTTCTCGAAGATGTGATTCAAGCCTCGGGTGATAAAGAAGCCGCGCAATTATTGCTCAGGTGTTTAATCTCTGATGAGAATACCCGGCTGACGCTCACGCTTGATGAAATTAGCCATCGCCTGCAACGCAGCAAAGAGACCGTGAGGCAGTTGTTAAATCTATTTGCCGAGTCCCGATTGATTCGTGAATTGCAAGACGATGTTCCCTGGCGTTATGAACTGATGCATGAGTATCTGATTGAAAAGATCAATCAGGTGACCGGCAAAGTTATGGACGCCACACAGCGCGCCAATCGCCTGCTTCGACAATACCTGGCAAGCTACACGGTCGATAAAAGCACCCGCATTCCGCTGCGCAATCTGCTTTTCATTCGCCGCTACGCCGAACAAACCACCGGCGGACGGATGAATGAATTGCTCAGCAAAAGTCTCTGGCGCGGGGTGATGCAATTAAGCCTGGTTGTCTTGATAATGGCTACCACAGCCGTTTTCGTGGCAGCGATGTTTTCCATCAGTGAAGACTGGCAGAGCCGACGCCTCGCCGACGGGCACACGGCGGCGGTGCGACAAGCGACATTTTCGCCGGATGGCAGGTGGCTGGTATCGTGCAGCGAAGACCAGCAGGTCATCGTCTGGGATTTTGCCAAACGTCAGCGGCTTGCTGCTTTTGCAGACCATCAAAGCTTCATCACGGCGGTGGCTTTTTCAAGTGATGGAAAATGGATTGCCACCGCAAGCCTTGATAACCGCGTTGTGGTGCGGGATACCAAAAGCTTGAACCGGGCGTTCGTGTTAAGCGGGCACACGGGAGGCGTCCATAGTCTGGCGTTTTCATCCGATGGCAGATATTTAGTTTCTGCTGGCAATGAAATCATCTCCTGGAAAGTGGGTGATTTTGAAAAGGTCGGTGAAATCGCCGCCGGTTTGAGTGGAACCCCGGCATTCTTACCCCATAGCAGCAGATTCAATCTGACAACTGAGAATGGCAAACTGATTTTTGTGGATGCCTCAACCGGCAAAACTACAACCCGGCAAATCGCCGGATTGCGCCAGGGAGTGGCTGCCATTTCTCCTGATGGCAAGCTGAGAATCATCATTGATGGAGAGGGGCAGGTGCAGTTTGCCGATATAGAGCAGGGGAAGGCGTTCAACACCTTTGTCGCCCACAAAGACAACGGACGTTCGGTGGCATTTTCCCCGGATAGCAAACTCGCTGCCAGCGCTTCCGAGAATGTGGTTTTATGGGATGCTCTCAGACAAACGAAAATCGCCACCCTCGAATATGATTCGCTGGTGTGGAGTGTGACATTTTCCCCCGATGGACGCTTTCTGGTGTCAACTCATGGCGATGGCGCCATCGTGGTTTGGGATGTCGCTGAACGCCAACGCATCGCCAATCTCAATGAACACAGCGCCACGATTTACAGTGTCGCTTATTCACCGGATGGCGAACGCATCGCGTCTACAGGTGAAGACAGCTCAATCATTATCTGGAACGCCGAGACCGGGCAAAAAGATGCCGTATTGATGGGCTATCAAAGCAAAATCAACGGCGTCGCTTTTTTACCGGATAACCAACAGGTGATCTCCTGTGGTTTTCAAGAACCGTGTTTTTTATGGGATATCAAGCAAGGCGCGGTCACGCGCACTTTTGCTTCGCCAGTCCCCATGAGCGGCAGCAACGGTTTTGCGGTCTCTGCCGACGGACGCTGGTTGGCAAGTTCGCATGGAGTGTTCGATATTCAAGATGGGCAATTGCGATGCGCCTTCGATGAAAAGTTCAACCACGATACCGACAATCAGTGGTTGGCTCAACCGTCGCAACTCTACGGCTTGGATTTTTCCAAAGATGGTCGCTTGCTGGCATGTAGCGGGGTAATCAATGGCAATTTGGGATTGCTCGACACCGCCAATTGGCAAGTGATTGAGCATATTCAAGCGCCTGAAACGCCCTTCATCAGTCTGAGTTTTTCGCCGGATGGAAAATTTCTGGCAAGCGGCGATGATTTCGGCAAAGTCGAATTATGGAGCGTCACCCCGCTCAAACGCCTGGCGGTATTGGGTCGCCACGCGGCGCGCGTCAAATCCGTAGATTTTTCCCCTGACGGAAAAGAGATTGTTTCGGCAAGCGATGATAAAACCATCGCGCTCTGGAATGTCGGCAGCCGTAGCCTTGAGAGGCGCATTGGTGCGCCTGCGGCTCCGATTCGAGCCGTCGCCTTTTCTCCCGATGGCAAACATATCGTCTCCGGTGGACACGATAAATCGGTTCGCGTTTATACGCGCCACAGAAAACTTTGGGGATATACGTTAGAGTGA
- a CDS encoding sigma-54-dependent Fis family transcriptional regulator, whose amino-acid sequence MNKVGLIKNLADNFARLLETEHRLGDLQIQELLESIKLIQGDTADRRFQQIINQLRALQNRLKALAEIGRDDYLKKLMQASDDLSLGLADRRIAKILETLFEPRAVSLNAFCAQLLDALIDATQAERGFLLFYVPESTEADIIAARNYSTMNLSVGEYHFSRTLLREIFQCQSSLLIDDASQDRHYSAEASIIRFGIKSVVAAPLKHLTRTVGAIYLENNSRPCAFDEQDLQVLESVTRLALFYLEQCRLLPEAFHRKSSVFLDASKASREIIGADPAMLTLLEIIERIADSRASVLIEGESGTGKELVARALHYQSNRREKAFIAINCAAIPDELLESELFGHEKGAFTGATERHIGHIEQSDGGTLFLDEVSELAYPLQAKLLRFLQSQEFRRLGGKEILNVDTRIIAATSKDLKAMMAERKFQEALYYRLNVVPVKLPALRERRGDIPMLADYFFDKFATIYAREISASREVYEMLAAYDWPGNVRELENLIHRLVLLSKEPAIYPGDLPKEILDVKPQRINLEGDPLYQCLHTLPATLEELRRRRKEVQRLFAEQKHQLIDQAIAEANGNLTEAANRLGVNRVTLHKILRNAQNDSPVKK is encoded by the coding sequence ATGAATAAAGTGGGCTTGATTAAAAATCTGGCAGATAATTTTGCCCGGTTGCTTGAAACCGAGCACCGACTTGGTGATTTGCAAATCCAGGAACTGCTCGAATCCATCAAACTGATTCAGGGAGACACCGCAGACCGCCGCTTTCAACAAATCATCAATCAATTGAGAGCCTTGCAAAATCGCTTGAAGGCGCTCGCCGAAATCGGTCGCGACGATTATTTGAAAAAGCTGATGCAGGCAAGCGACGACCTGTCGCTGGGACTTGCTGACCGCCGCATCGCAAAAATTTTAGAGACCCTGTTTGAGCCGCGCGCCGTCTCCTTGAACGCCTTTTGCGCGCAGTTGCTCGATGCGTTAATCGATGCGACGCAGGCAGAGCGCGGCTTCCTGCTTTTTTATGTCCCCGAATCCACCGAAGCCGACATTATTGCAGCGCGCAATTACTCGACCATGAATCTTTCGGTCGGCGAATATCATTTCAGCCGCACGCTGCTCAGAGAAATCTTTCAATGTCAGTCTTCACTGTTGATTGATGATGCTTCGCAAGACCGCCATTATTCGGCGGAAGCCAGCATCATCCGATTCGGCATTAAATCGGTGGTGGCGGCTCCGTTAAAGCATCTGACGAGAACCGTGGGGGCGATTTATCTGGAAAACAATTCGCGCCCCTGCGCCTTTGACGAGCAGGATTTGCAGGTTTTGGAAAGCGTGACGCGATTGGCGCTCTTTTACCTGGAACAGTGCCGATTGTTGCCGGAAGCCTTTCACCGAAAGAGCAGCGTATTTTTAGACGCCAGTAAAGCGTCGCGGGAAATCATCGGCGCAGACCCGGCGATGCTCACTTTGCTGGAAATCATCGAACGCATTGCCGACTCGCGGGCATCGGTGTTGATTGAAGGCGAATCGGGAACCGGCAAGGAACTGGTGGCGCGCGCCCTGCACTATCAGAGCAATCGCCGGGAAAAAGCCTTCATTGCCATCAACTGCGCGGCAATTCCCGATGAGTTGCTGGAATCGGAACTCTTCGGTCATGAAAAGGGCGCGTTTACCGGCGCTACAGAGCGTCACATCGGGCACATTGAACAGTCCGATGGGGGGACGCTGTTTCTTGATGAAGTGAGTGAACTGGCTTATCCGTTGCAGGCGAAATTGCTGCGGTTTTTGCAATCTCAGGAATTTCGCAGGTTGGGCGGCAAAGAGATATTGAATGTGGACACTCGCATCATTGCTGCAACCAGCAAGGATTTGAAGGCGATGATGGCAGAAAGAAAATTTCAGGAAGCGTTGTATTATCGCCTCAATGTGGTGCCCGTCAAATTGCCCGCCCTGCGCGAAAGACGCGGTGATATTCCTATGTTGGCGGATTATTTTTTCGACAAATTTGCAACCATCTACGCAAGAGAAATCTCCGCCTCACGCGAAGTTTATGAAATGCTCGCCGCTTATGATTGGCCCGGCAATGTGCGCGAATTGGAAAACCTCATTCATCGTCTGGTGTTGCTCAGTAAAGAACCGGCTATCTATCCGGGCGATTTGCCGAAAGAAATTCTCGACGTCAAACCGCAACGCATCAACCTTGAAGGCGACCCGCTGTATCAATGCCTGCATACACTGCCCGCCACTCTTGAAGAGTTGCGGCGCAGACGTAAAGAGGTGCAACGATTATTTGCCGAGCAGAAACACCAGTTGATTGACCAAGCGATTGCCGAGGCAAACGGCAACCTGACCGAAGCGGCAAACCGACTGGGCGTTAATCGGGTCACCCTACACAAAATTCTCCGTAATGCTCAAAATGACTCGCCAGTGAAAAAGTGA